A part of Pristiophorus japonicus isolate sPriJap1 chromosome 15, sPriJap1.hap1, whole genome shotgun sequence genomic DNA contains:
- the cdr2a gene encoding cerebellar degeneration-related protein 2, whose amino-acid sequence MLTDSIMEDFELREEEPWYHQQQNMEHDLHLAAELGKTLLDRNTELEEALQQMYGTNAEQIQEIEYLTKQVELLRQMNEQHAKVYEQLDVTARELEVTNQKLVVESKVSQNKIMSLAETIEGLQSHVDELQRQMEELKAGSQQEGCEQRRAMHSLPCLKELYDLRKYFVYDHLFAAEITSNESPVSPLEEENERLKKSMSTLRSQLALERQRREGVEQEYTLVLKENSELEKNLAHLDDYKQCIEELENKVVELRQRNQGGADFVSVVDNLLPESMLFPGKDGWDLVPLPGAKVGEEGGDPSSPGPGSGPTLLNSGSDQELVKGHDLTCIRRAEAVRQRGISLLNEVDEQYSALQLKYNELLSHCDRPGDSRSHKAVQTPRRLSLDKASQPEHPSPASGEPGNSQPTPAPRLTPAELPSPSSNPQPEYKVLFQEIFTCIQKTKAEIHHNRSKYKPAPSPCPHADQSQQED is encoded by the exons ATGTTGACCGACAGTATCATGGAGGATTTTGAACTCCGAGAGGAGGAACCGTGGTACCACCAGCAGCAGAACATGGAGCACG ACCTACACCTGGCTGCTGAATTGGGGAAAACATTGTTGGATCGCAATACGGAGTTGGAGGAAGCCCTTCAGCAGATGTACGGCACCAACGCGGAGCAGATCCAAGAGATTGAG TATCTCACGAAACAAGTGGAGCTCCTCCGTCAAATGAATGAGCAGCATGCCAAGGTTTATGAGCAGCTCGATGTGACTGCCCGAGAGTTGGAGGTGACCAATCAGAAACTTGTTGTGGAAAGCAAGGTATCGCAGAATAAGATAATGAG CTTGGCGGAGACGATTGAAGGCCTCCAGTCTCACGTGGACGAGCTCCAGAGGCAAATGGAGGAGCTGAAGGCAGGTTCCCAGCAGGAGGGGTGCGAGCAGCGGAGGGCAATGCACAGCCTGCCCTGTCTGAAAGAGCTGTACGACCTTCGCAA GTACTTTGTGTACGACCACCTGTTCGCTGCAGAGATCACGTCAAACGAAAGCCCGGTCAGTCCGCTGGAGGAGGAGAACGAGaggctgaagaagagcatgagcacACTGCGGTCTCAGCTGGCCCTGGAGCGTCAGAGGCGTGAGGGCGTGGAGCAGGAGTACACCCTGGTGCTGAAGGAGAACAGCGAGCTGGAGAAGAACCTGGCCCACTTGGACGACTACAAGCAGTGCATCGAGGAGTTGGAGAACAAGGTGGTGGAGCTGCGCCAGAGGAACCAAGGGGGCGCCGACTTTGTCAGCGTAGTGGACAACCTGCTGCCCGAGTCCATGCTGTTCCCCGGCAAGGACGGCTGGGACCTGGTGCCGTTGCCTGGGGCTAAGGTTGGGGAGGAAGGCGGTGACCCGTCGAGCCCCGGCCCGGGGTCCGGCCCCACCCTGCTAAACAGCGGCTCGGACCAAGAGCTGGTGAAGGGACACGACCTGACCTGCATCCGCCGGGCCGAGGCGGTGCGACAGCGGGGCATCTCGCTGCTCAATGAGGTGGACGAGCAGTACAGCGCCCTGCAGCTCAAGTACAACGAGCTGCTGAGCCACTGCGATCGGCCCGGGGACTCGCGGAGCCACAAAGCGGTACAGACCCCCCGCCGCCTCTCCCTGGACAAAGCCTCCCAGCCCGAGCACCCGAGCCCAGCCAGCGGGGAGCCTGGCAACTCCCAGCCCACCCCGGCCCCTCGGCTGACCCCCGCCGAACTACCCAGCCCCTCCAGCAACCCCCAGCCCGAATACAAAGTTTTGTTCCAAGAGATTTTCACTTGTATCCAGAAGACGAAAGCCGAGATCCACCACAACCGGTCGAAATACAAACCCGCCCCCTCACCGTGTCCACATGCAGATCAGTCACAGCAAGAGGACTAG